Proteins from a genomic interval of Longimicrobium sp.:
- a CDS encoding FkbM family methyltransferase: MTVIPQSRVEAEHFYEDLFEKRIYLRHGISLHPGDCVFDVGGNIGTFALFAHWHAPGTRVYTFEPAPPLFQRLRANLALNGAPARAFNFGIGEAERTMRFTFYPNSSGMSSFYADPAEERDVLRLMMQREQEKGTEGMDALMTFGEELLDERFRAEEMECRLRPLSAVIREEGVERIDLLKVDVQKAELDVLRGIDDEHWPRIRQVVMEVHDLDGRLDEVTRLLEGRGFRVAVEQDEAVEGSILYNLFAVSRAFPERGAAADGDAPGPWRLLLLSASSAEAVDAAATRLAGHLARHPELPLADVAFTLRVDDPALLHRRAVLVRQGEDTDALLRSRDPGRTADGEAGAAPSVAFLFPGVGEQYPGMARGLYGAQPVFRAEVDRCAALLRPHLGMDLREALFAGGREAPPRPSPGGLDLRAMLGGAPASPEAQRLSRTDVAQPVAFVVGYALARLWESWGVRPDALIGHSLGEYTAACVAGVMALEDALELVALRALAIQALPGGAMLAVSLSPEAVQPFRGEDVALAAVNAPELCVLSGTGEAITRAQEALAQAGHTSRRLATTHAFHSPLMAPAAERVARLAARMRLAPPRIPLLSNLSGTWLTDAEATDPGYWARHLVGTVHFGRGAAALLAHPGRVLVEMGAGGSLGAFVRQQAAASGSPVPPGVASLPHQAEDVPDAAFVLASVGRLWTVGVRPGPAAFGDAGTERRVPLPSALPEATESAGPEAVDGADEGSEVERVLAGVWHELLEVRPSRHDDFFLLGGHSLLAAKLIARVRDRFGVDMRLRTLFQTRTVAGMATWIEEAAAAG; the protein is encoded by the coding sequence ATGACGGTAATTCCGCAGAGCCGGGTGGAGGCCGAGCACTTCTACGAAGACCTGTTCGAGAAGCGCATCTACCTGCGCCACGGGATTTCACTGCACCCCGGCGACTGCGTGTTCGACGTGGGCGGCAACATCGGAACCTTTGCCCTGTTCGCGCACTGGCACGCGCCGGGGACCCGCGTCTACACCTTCGAGCCCGCGCCCCCCCTCTTCCAGCGGCTGCGCGCCAACCTGGCGCTGAACGGCGCCCCGGCACGCGCCTTCAACTTCGGGATCGGCGAGGCCGAGCGGACGATGCGCTTCACCTTCTATCCCAACAGCTCCGGCATGTCGTCGTTCTACGCCGATCCGGCGGAGGAGAGGGACGTGCTGCGGCTGATGATGCAGCGCGAGCAGGAGAAGGGGACGGAGGGGATGGATGCGCTGATGACCTTTGGCGAGGAGCTGCTGGACGAACGCTTCCGGGCCGAGGAGATGGAGTGCCGGCTGCGTCCGCTCTCGGCCGTCATCCGCGAAGAGGGAGTGGAGCGGATCGACCTGCTGAAGGTGGACGTGCAGAAGGCCGAGCTGGACGTGCTGCGCGGGATCGACGACGAGCACTGGCCGCGCATCCGCCAGGTGGTGATGGAGGTGCACGACCTGGACGGCCGGCTGGACGAGGTGACGCGGCTGCTGGAGGGCCGGGGGTTTCGCGTGGCGGTGGAGCAGGACGAGGCCGTCGAAGGCTCCATCCTCTACAATCTCTTCGCCGTCAGCCGCGCCTTTCCCGAGCGCGGCGCGGCGGCGGACGGCGACGCGCCTGGGCCGTGGCGGCTCCTGCTCCTTTCCGCCTCGTCGGCGGAAGCCGTGGACGCCGCGGCCACCCGCCTGGCCGGGCACCTGGCGCGGCACCCGGAGCTGCCGCTGGCCGACGTGGCCTTCACCCTTCGGGTGGACGATCCCGCGCTCCTGCACCGCCGGGCCGTGCTGGTACGCCAGGGCGAGGATACGGACGCGCTTCTCCGGTCCCGCGATCCCGGGCGCACGGCCGACGGCGAAGCCGGTGCCGCCCCCTCCGTCGCCTTTCTCTTTCCCGGCGTGGGCGAGCAGTACCCCGGGATGGCGCGCGGCCTGTACGGCGCCCAGCCGGTGTTCCGGGCCGAGGTGGACCGCTGTGCCGCCCTCCTGCGCCCCCACCTGGGGATGGACCTGCGCGAGGCGCTGTTCGCGGGGGGCCGCGAAGCGCCGCCGCGGCCCTCGCCCGGCGGCCTGGACCTGAGGGCCATGCTGGGGGGGGCACCCGCTTCGCCCGAGGCCCAGCGGCTCAGCCGCACCGACGTGGCGCAGCCGGTGGCCTTCGTGGTGGGCTACGCGCTGGCCCGGCTCTGGGAATCGTGGGGCGTGCGCCCGGACGCGCTGATCGGCCACTCCCTGGGCGAGTACACGGCGGCGTGCGTGGCCGGGGTGATGGCCCTGGAAGACGCGCTGGAGCTGGTGGCCCTGCGCGCCCTGGCCATCCAGGCGCTCCCCGGCGGGGCCATGCTCGCCGTTTCCCTTTCCCCCGAAGCCGTCCAGCCGTTCCGCGGCGAGGACGTCGCGCTGGCGGCGGTCAACGCGCCGGAGCTCTGCGTCCTTTCGGGAACCGGGGAGGCGATCACCCGCGCGCAGGAGGCGCTTGCCCAGGCCGGGCACACGTCGCGCCGGCTGGCCACCACCCACGCCTTCCACTCGCCGCTGATGGCGCCCGCGGCCGAGCGGGTGGCGCGCCTCGCCGCGCGCATGCGGCTGGCGCCGCCGCGCATTCCCCTGCTGTCGAACCTGTCGGGCACCTGGTTGACGGACGCCGAGGCCACCGATCCGGGCTATTGGGCGCGGCACCTGGTGGGCACCGTCCACTTTGGCCGCGGCGCCGCCGCGCTTCTGGCGCACCCCGGCCGGGTGCTGGTGGAGATGGGGGCCGGCGGGTCGCTGGGTGCCTTCGTGCGCCAGCAGGCGGCGGCGAGCGGATCGCCCGTTCCCCCGGGCGTGGCCTCGCTTCCCCACCAGGCGGAGGATGTCCCCGACGCCGCGTTCGTGCTGGCGTCGGTGGGGCGGCTGTGGACGGTGGGCGTGCGGCCCGGCCCCGCCGCCTTCGGCGACGCCGGCACGGAGCGGCGGGTGCCGCTTCCCTCGGCCCTTCCCGAGGCGACCGAGAGCGCCGGACCGGAGGCGGTGGATGGCGCCGACGAGGGGAGCGAGGTGGAGCGGGTGCTGGCGGGGGTGTGGCACGAGCTGCTGGAGGTGCGGCCCAGCCGGCACGACGACTTCTTCCTGCTGGGCGGGCACTCGCTCCTGGCGGCGAAGCTCATCGCCCGCGTCCGTGACCGCTTCGGTGTCGACATGCGGCTGCGGACGCTGTTCCAGACGCGCACCGTCGCCGGCATGGCCACGTGGATCGAAGAGGCCGCGGCAGCGGGCTAG
- a CDS encoding PLP-dependent aminotransferase family protein — MPEPTAADHDIPFAAWTRQSRQSILREILALTADPNLLSFALGMPAAELFPTPGYARAAQHVLGHDPRALQYGMPLRRLREHVVQLMALRGVECTENEVFITTGAQQAMSLLGQLLVTPGGTVVTEELAYDGMLGSLRPLQPRVLTVPSDPQTGMDVGALEALLAAGERPALVYTIPEGHNPLGASMPSAARRRLAEVAGCYGVTVIEDDAYGLIDYDGDAPPALRSYDGRRVLYVGSFSKIMAPGIRTGWVVAPEAVVQRLSILKQGSDLDVTTFAQLALSAFLDREPFAEHLASLRAAYAVRRDAMLEALDAHFPAAARWSRPRAGMFVWVETPEGVDTTALLRRAVAEAGVAFVPGQAFCAAGGVRGRGGLRLNFSRPSPDQIHDGIRRLGRLLQPRPAVIPLPAGFSPAVGASASAPPRPVPSPSTRPLGPR, encoded by the coding sequence ATGCCCGAACCGACCGCCGCGGATCACGACATCCCGTTCGCCGCCTGGACCCGGCAGTCCCGGCAGTCCATCCTTCGCGAAATCCTCGCGCTGACCGCCGATCCCAACCTGCTTTCCTTTGCCCTGGGGATGCCGGCCGCGGAGCTGTTCCCCACCCCCGGCTACGCGCGGGCGGCGCAGCACGTGCTGGGCCACGATCCCCGCGCCCTCCAGTACGGCATGCCGCTGCGGCGCCTGCGCGAGCACGTGGTACAGCTGATGGCGCTTCGCGGCGTGGAATGCACCGAGAACGAGGTCTTCATCACCACCGGAGCCCAGCAGGCCATGAGCCTGCTGGGCCAGCTGCTGGTGACACCCGGCGGTACCGTGGTCACCGAGGAGCTGGCCTACGACGGGATGCTGGGCTCGCTGCGTCCCCTGCAGCCGCGCGTGCTCACCGTGCCCTCCGACCCGCAGACGGGGATGGACGTAGGGGCGCTGGAGGCGCTGCTGGCCGCTGGCGAGCGCCCGGCCCTGGTGTACACGATTCCCGAGGGGCACAACCCGCTGGGCGCCAGCATGCCCTCCGCGGCACGGCGGCGGCTGGCCGAGGTGGCGGGGTGTTACGGCGTCACGGTGATCGAGGACGACGCCTACGGGCTCATCGACTACGACGGCGACGCGCCCCCCGCGCTGCGGTCGTACGATGGCCGGCGGGTGCTGTACGTGGGCTCGTTCAGCAAGATCATGGCGCCCGGGATTCGGACGGGATGGGTGGTCGCCCCCGAGGCGGTGGTGCAGCGGCTCTCGATCCTCAAGCAGGGCAGCGACCTGGACGTCACCACCTTCGCCCAGCTCGCGCTTTCGGCGTTCCTGGACCGGGAGCCCTTCGCCGAGCACCTGGCCAGCCTGCGCGCGGCGTACGCCGTACGGCGCGACGCCATGCTCGAAGCGCTCGACGCCCACTTTCCCGCCGCCGCCCGCTGGAGCCGTCCACGCGCGGGGATGTTCGTGTGGGTGGAAACGCCGGAGGGAGTGGACACCACCGCCCTGCTGCGGCGCGCGGTGGCCGAGGCCGGGGTGGCCTTCGTTCCCGGGCAGGCGTTCTGCGCCGCGGGGGGCGTGCGGGGCCGCGGCGGGCTGCGGCTGAACTTTTCGCGCCCCTCGCCCGACCAGATCCACGACGGCATCCGGCGGCTCGGAAGGCTCCTGCAGCCCCGCCCCGCCGTCATTCCCCTGCCGGCGGGGTTCAGCCCGGCCGTGGGCGCGTCCGCCTCCGCGCCGCCCCGGCCTGTGCCCTCCCCCTCCACGCGCCCCCTCGGCCCCCGCTGA